A single window of Oerskovia paurometabola DNA harbors:
- a CDS encoding HAD family hydrolase, with product MTALPSWRDTPTRTAILDLVAAVTTGPGALPVEERVAVFDNDGTLWAEKPMPVQLHFLVEQWARAAATDPDLARTEPYRAASTGDLAWLGAAIDKHYAGDDSDLRPLIAAVVAVQEGRSVGEYADEVRAFLDTAVHPTLGLPYRYATYQPLRELLDLLRERGFTTYITSGGDRDFMRPFTEDYYGVAPEQVVGSSLGLAFDEEKADVVYGSTFSFLDDGPEKPVRIWSRTGRRPVLAVGNSNGDVPMLAYAAGHPQGLALLVRHDDPDRGDPPYDAGAEQALATATAQGWTVVSVRDDWAQVFPVPPEGSAHETRPGHRRAPRPDPRPAHP from the coding sequence ATGACCGCCCTCCCGTCCTGGCGCGACACCCCGACCCGCACGGCGATCCTCGACCTCGTGGCCGCGGTCACGACCGGTCCGGGAGCGCTCCCGGTCGAGGAGCGCGTCGCGGTCTTCGACAACGACGGCACCCTGTGGGCCGAGAAGCCCATGCCGGTCCAGCTCCACTTCCTCGTCGAGCAGTGGGCGCGGGCGGCCGCGACCGACCCGGACCTGGCGCGGACCGAGCCGTACCGGGCGGCGTCGACCGGGGACCTCGCCTGGCTCGGCGCCGCGATCGACAAGCACTACGCGGGCGACGACTCCGACCTCCGTCCTCTGATCGCGGCCGTCGTCGCGGTCCAGGAGGGCCGGTCCGTGGGCGAGTACGCCGACGAGGTCCGCGCCTTCCTCGACACGGCGGTCCACCCGACCCTCGGACTCCCGTACCGGTACGCGACCTACCAGCCCCTGCGCGAGCTGCTCGACCTCCTGCGTGAGCGCGGCTTCACGACGTACATCACCTCGGGCGGCGACCGCGACTTCATGCGGCCTTTCACCGAGGACTACTACGGCGTGGCCCCCGAGCAGGTCGTGGGATCGAGCCTCGGGCTCGCCTTCGACGAGGAGAAGGCCGACGTCGTCTACGGGTCGACCTTCTCCTTCCTGGACGACGGCCCCGAGAAGCCCGTGCGCATCTGGAGCCGGACCGGCCGACGGCCCGTGCTCGCGGTCGGCAACTCCAACGGGGACGTGCCGATGCTCGCCTACGCGGCCGGCCACCCCCAAGGCCTGGCCCTGCTGGTCCGTCACGACGACCCGGACCGCGGGGACCCGCCGTACGACGCGGGCGCCGAGCAGGCTCTCGCGACGGCAACCGCGCAAGGATGGACCGTGGTGAGCGTGCGGGACGACTGGGCGCAGGTCTTTCCCGTCCCCCCGGAGGGCTCCGCACACGAGACGCGTCCGGGGCATCGGCGTGCGCCACGCCCCGATCCTCGGCCCGCGCACCCGTGA
- a CDS encoding SulP family inorganic anion transporter: MTTVAPAARARPALFPTLRGYRAAWLRADVVGGLSAGAVVVPQAMAYATIANLPVGFGLYTCLVPLVVYALLGGSRTLSMSTTSTIATLSASTLLAAGVAAGADDPARAVSTLTLLVGALLLLTRVLRLGSLVENISQATLVGIKAGVGATVAAAQLPHLLGVPADPDATGFFQVLGSALGHLDEAVPATVALSVGSVAVLLLLGRVAPRLPAPLVVVAVGIALVAFAGLADRGVEVIEPIPPGLPLPVLPDLSLVGSMLAGAAAIAIMAFLETVAVGRGVRRPDEPQIEPDRELLANGAAAVVGAFFRAMPPAGGFSQTAVSLRAGARTQVAGLVTAALAILVALFLAPVLDDLPQATLGAMVVVATVSLIKVGDFVVLWRINRVEFAVAAVTTGIGLVAGLLPAVGVGVGLTLVLVLRELDRPRVVPLVRAPQGGWAPVDRGTAEGDDSEEDAAVTREVAREAALESGIAPGVLVLHLDAGLYTANTRPTVERILALARASAPTPRAVVLESGAQRGVTSTVLDGLADLDRQLAGIGCTLLLARVPAETAARAGASPWFAALATDGRLLPSVDAAVAAAQALSPTPR, encoded by the coding sequence GTGACGACCGTCGCCCCTGCCGCGAGGGCTCGGCCCGCCCTCTTCCCGACCCTGCGCGGCTATCGCGCGGCCTGGCTCCGCGCCGACGTCGTGGGCGGGCTGTCGGCGGGCGCCGTCGTCGTGCCCCAGGCCATGGCGTACGCGACGATCGCGAACCTGCCCGTGGGGTTCGGGCTGTACACGTGCTTGGTCCCGCTCGTCGTGTACGCGCTGCTCGGCGGTTCGCGGACCCTGAGCATGAGCACGACGTCGACCATCGCGACGCTGTCGGCCTCCACGCTGCTCGCGGCCGGGGTCGCGGCCGGCGCCGACGACCCCGCGCGGGCCGTGTCCACGCTCACCCTGCTCGTCGGTGCGCTGCTGCTGCTCACCCGGGTGCTGCGGCTGGGCTCGCTCGTCGAGAACATCTCGCAGGCCACGCTCGTGGGGATCAAGGCAGGCGTGGGTGCGACGGTCGCCGCGGCCCAGCTCCCCCACCTGCTCGGGGTGCCCGCCGACCCCGACGCGACGGGCTTCTTCCAGGTGCTCGGCTCAGCGCTCGGCCACCTGGACGAGGCGGTCCCGGCGACGGTCGCGCTCTCGGTCGGGAGCGTCGCGGTCCTGCTGCTGCTCGGCCGCGTCGCGCCCAGGCTCCCCGCCCCGCTCGTCGTCGTGGCCGTGGGCATCGCGCTCGTGGCGTTCGCCGGCCTCGCCGACCGGGGCGTCGAGGTCATCGAGCCCATCCCTCCGGGACTGCCGCTGCCCGTCCTGCCCGACCTGTCGCTCGTCGGGTCGATGCTCGCGGGGGCCGCCGCGATCGCGATCATGGCGTTCCTCGAGACGGTCGCCGTGGGGCGCGGTGTCCGCCGACCCGACGAGCCCCAGATCGAGCCTGACCGGGAGCTCCTGGCGAACGGGGCCGCGGCCGTGGTCGGGGCGTTCTTCCGCGCCATGCCCCCTGCGGGGGGCTTCTCGCAGACCGCCGTCAGCCTCCGGGCCGGGGCACGGACCCAGGTCGCCGGGCTCGTGACCGCGGCCCTCGCGATCCTCGTCGCGCTCTTCCTCGCCCCCGTGCTCGACGACCTGCCGCAGGCCACGCTCGGCGCGATGGTCGTCGTGGCGACCGTGAGCCTCATCAAGGTCGGCGACTTCGTGGTCCTGTGGCGCATCAACCGCGTCGAGTTCGCGGTCGCGGCCGTGACCACGGGGATCGGCCTCGTGGCCGGGCTGCTGCCCGCCGTCGGGGTCGGGGTCGGGCTCACGCTCGTCCTCGTGCTGCGCGAGCTCGACCGGCCTCGCGTCGTCCCGCTCGTGCGTGCCCCGCAAGGCGGCTGGGCACCGGTCGACCGCGGCACGGCCGAGGGCGACGACTCCGAGGAGGACGCCGCAGTGACGCGCGAGGTCGCGCGCGAGGCGGCCCTGGAGTCGGGCATCGCACCCGGGGTCCTGGTCCTGCACCTCGACGCCGGCCTCTACACCGCGAACACCCGGCCCACCGTCGAACGCATCCTTGCCCTCGCCAGGGCGAGCGCCCCGACGCCGCGCGCCGTGGTCCTGGAGTCCGGCGCCCAGCGCGGCGTCACCTCGACCGTGCTCGACGGGCTCGCGGACCTCGACCGGCAGCTCGCCGGGATCGGCTGCACGCTCCTGCTCGCACGCGTCCCGGCCGAGACCGCGGCCCGGGCCGGGGCCTCGCCGTGGTTCGCTGCCCTCGCGACCGACGGTCGCCTGCTGCCGAGCGTCGACGCGGCGGTCGCGGCCGCCCAGGCCCTGTCCCCTACGCCCCGGTGA
- a CDS encoding serine hydrolase domain-containing protein codes for MSLTTGSFAAFDDHLRQAAAGDDFSGVVLVSREGEKLFEGAYGLASRRWGVPVKTSTRFDVASVTKLFTSVAVLQQVAAGTLDLDASIHDHVDLEGTRIPREATLRHLLSHTSGIADDADEEAGESYEALWVDKPNYSVTQTADFLPQFVHKTPTFPVGEGCRYCNVGYVLAGLALERATGLTYRDYVREHVFARAGMASSGFFDMREAVPDVAEGWEPVRADAPDGDAGDGAAPVADGDAPIVGWRQNIYSYPPIGSPDGGAHVTAADLVRFLDAVRAGELLPPDLTDAFLSPQALHHEIPDAPPGKATAVHFAFGLEIEVTADGSVRSLSKDGINTGSSAIVKHYPGQGGEPGVTIAVVSNSEDGAWDPIRRLDALVTGA; via the coding sequence ATGAGCCTCACGACAGGATCCTTCGCGGCGTTCGACGACCACCTCCGGCAGGCTGCCGCGGGGGACGACTTCTCGGGGGTCGTGCTCGTCTCCCGCGAGGGCGAGAAGCTGTTCGAGGGGGCCTACGGCCTGGCCTCGCGGCGTTGGGGTGTGCCGGTCAAGACCTCGACGCGCTTCGACGTCGCGTCGGTGACCAAGCTCTTCACCTCGGTCGCGGTCCTCCAGCAGGTCGCGGCCGGAACCCTCGACCTGGACGCCTCGATCCACGACCACGTCGACCTCGAGGGGACCCGCATCCCCCGGGAGGCGACCTTGCGCCACCTGCTGTCGCACACCTCGGGCATCGCGGACGACGCCGACGAGGAGGCCGGCGAGTCCTATGAGGCCCTGTGGGTCGACAAGCCGAACTACTCGGTCACGCAGACCGCGGACTTCCTGCCCCAGTTCGTCCACAAGACCCCGACGTTCCCTGTGGGCGAGGGCTGCCGGTACTGCAACGTGGGGTACGTCCTGGCCGGGCTGGCACTGGAGCGTGCCACGGGCCTCACCTACCGCGACTACGTCCGCGAGCACGTGTTCGCGCGCGCGGGCATGGCGTCGTCGGGCTTCTTCGACATGCGCGAGGCGGTCCCGGACGTCGCGGAGGGCTGGGAGCCCGTCCGCGCGGACGCGCCCGACGGCGACGCGGGCGACGGCGCAGCTCCCGTCGCGGACGGCGACGCGCCCATCGTGGGGTGGCGGCAGAACATCTACAGCTACCCGCCCATCGGCTCGCCCGACGGCGGTGCGCACGTGACGGCGGCAGACCTGGTCCGCTTCCTCGACGCCGTCCGGGCGGGCGAGCTCCTGCCGCCGGACCTCACGGACGCGTTCCTGAGCCCGCAGGCGCTGCACCACGAGATCCCGGACGCCCCGCCGGGCAAGGCGACCGCGGTGCACTTCGCGTTCGGCCTCGAGATCGAGGTCACCGCGGACGGGAGCGTCCGGTCGCTGTCCAAGGACGGGATCAACACGGGGTCGAGCGCGATCGTGAAGCACTACCCCGGGCAGGGCGGCGAGCCCGGTGTGACGATCGCGGTCGTGTCCAACAGCGAGGACGGCGCCTGGGACCCGATCAGACGGCTCGACGCCCTGGTCACCGGGGCGTAG
- a CDS encoding sugar O-acetyltransferase has product MDLEDFLEHVNRGELIEGGSARHEFMHGAAQEALRCVADLNSGYRTPDEVRGLLSRLTGVVVDESVTVFPPFYCEFGKNLTLGRDVFINSGCRFQDTGGITIGDGTLIGHGSTLTTLNHAVDPARRADMIPAPIRIGRKVWLGASVTVVPGVTIGDGAIVGAGAVVTKDVPADTIVAGVPAKVLRPTGFDASLG; this is encoded by the coding sequence ATGGACCTCGAGGACTTTCTGGAGCACGTGAACCGCGGCGAACTCATCGAGGGCGGGTCCGCACGGCACGAGTTCATGCACGGAGCGGCCCAGGAGGCGCTGCGGTGCGTCGCCGATCTCAACTCCGGGTACCGCACGCCGGACGAGGTGCGCGGTCTGCTGTCGCGGCTGACGGGAGTCGTCGTGGACGAGTCGGTCACGGTGTTCCCGCCGTTCTACTGCGAGTTCGGCAAGAACCTGACCCTGGGCAGGGACGTCTTCATCAACAGTGGCTGCCGCTTCCAGGACACCGGTGGCATCACGATCGGGGACGGGACCCTCATCGGGCACGGGAGCACCCTGACGACCCTGAACCACGCCGTCGACCCCGCCCGCCGAGCGGACATGATCCCCGCACCGATCAGGATCGGACGCAAGGTCTGGCTGGGGGCATCGGTCACGGTGGTCCCGGGCGTGACCATCGGCGACGGTGCGATCGTCGGTGCCGGAGCGGTCGTGACCAAGGACGTCCCGGCCGACACGATCGTCGCCGGGGTGCCTGCGAAGGTCCTGCGCCCCACCGGTTTCGACGCGTCGCTCGGCTGA
- a CDS encoding LLM class flavin-dependent oxidoreductase produces the protein MPRPRLGVIVPRDLPITDLLPFVSRAEEIGLDEVWVVEDCFFRGGIAQAATILARTESIRVGIGILPAAVRSPAMTALEAGTLAELHPGRLLLGIGHGMPAWMRQIGVWPASPLTLLEETTSAVRSLLHGERLSTDGRYVQLDDVALYSPPAVAPPVLNGVRGPRSLEVSGRVADGTILDMPVTPEYLSVVRAAVERGRAAAGPSAPPEHTLVAFALAVVHDDVATAREIVRPALATFGAADWTAQIDPLPFATEFRALRDSTSTPQEFSRAMPDEWVDQLAIVGPPDVVRARLAALEANGVSSVVVVPTSPDPGRQDDPFAGLDALARVVSPAEK, from the coding sequence GTGCCCCGTCCTCGTCTCGGCGTGATCGTGCCGCGCGACCTGCCGATCACCGACCTGCTGCCGTTCGTGTCGCGCGCCGAGGAGATCGGCCTCGACGAGGTCTGGGTGGTCGAGGACTGCTTCTTCCGGGGTGGGATCGCGCAGGCCGCGACGATCCTTGCGCGCACGGAGTCGATCCGCGTCGGTATCGGGATCCTGCCGGCCGCGGTGCGCAGCCCCGCCATGACGGCTCTCGAGGCCGGGACGCTGGCCGAGCTCCACCCGGGGCGGCTGCTGCTGGGGATCGGGCACGGGATGCCCGCGTGGATGCGGCAGATCGGGGTGTGGCCGGCGAGCCCCCTGACGCTGCTGGAGGAGACCACGAGCGCCGTCCGCTCGCTGCTGCACGGCGAGCGGCTCAGCACCGACGGACGTTACGTACAACTCGATGACGTCGCGTTGTACAGCCCTCCGGCTGTCGCCCCTCCCGTCCTCAACGGGGTGCGCGGGCCAAGGTCCCTGGAGGTCTCGGGCCGCGTCGCCGACGGCACGATCCTCGACATGCCCGTGACGCCCGAGTACCTGAGCGTGGTCCGCGCGGCCGTCGAGCGCGGCCGCGCCGCAGCCGGACCGAGCGCCCCGCCCGAGCACACGCTCGTCGCGTTCGCCCTCGCCGTGGTGCACGACGACGTCGCGACGGCCCGCGAGATCGTCCGGCCCGCGCTGGCCACGTTCGGCGCCGCGGACTGGACCGCGCAGATCGACCCGCTGCCGTTCGCGACCGAGTTCCGGGCGCTGCGCGACTCGACGTCGACACCGCAGGAGTTCTCCCGGGCCATGCCCGACGAGTGGGTCGACCAGCTCGCGATCGTCGGCCCGCCCGACGTGGTCCGCGCCCGGCTCGCCGCGCTCGAGGCGAACGGCGTCAGCAGCGTCGTCGTCGTGCCGACGAGCCCCGACCCCGGACGCCAGGACGACCCGTTCGCAGGACTCGACGCGCTCGCCCGGGTCGTGTCGCCCGCCGAGAAGTGA
- a CDS encoding UBP-type zinc finger domain-containing protein, which produces MTAADDGGTPGLEESLDLTVPPSGPGCAECESSGGWWVHLRRCAQCGHVGCCDTSPSQHATAHYQETGHRLMRTYEPGEDWYWDYVSEQSFEGPDLAPPIAHPKDQATPGPAQRVPENWRELIH; this is translated from the coding sequence TTGACGGCGGCCGACGACGGCGGCACCCCGGGCCTCGAGGAGTCCCTCGACCTGACGGTGCCGCCGAGCGGTCCCGGCTGCGCCGAGTGCGAGTCCTCCGGCGGCTGGTGGGTGCACCTGCGTCGGTGCGCGCAGTGCGGCCACGTGGGCTGCTGCGACACGTCGCCCTCCCAGCACGCCACGGCGCACTACCAGGAGACCGGCCACCGGCTCATGCGCACGTACGAGCCGGGCGAGGACTGGTACTGGGACTACGTCTCGGAGCAGTCGTTCGAGGGGCCGGACCTCGCTCCGCCGATCGCGCACCCGAAGGACCAGGCGACGCCCGGGCCTGCCCAACGGGTCCCCGAGAACTGGCGAGAGCTCATCCACTGA
- a CDS encoding helix-turn-helix transcriptional regulator, with protein MPRPSQAHFVARQHQLDVIAAAVGRAAAGDPGAILLGADAGVGKSRLLVRAAELARGTGATVVVSHCVDLGDVGLPYLPFTEALSELRSSHEVVDETIDARPALGRLLDAGPSSLDGNGEDQAGRLQLFESITAALTAPGRPGAPLVLVIEDLHWADPSTRDVLRFLLARLRADHLLVIASYRTDDLHRRHPLRPVLAELRRHPRVDHLALDPFTPGELKQFTTAVAGRSLPKNDFERVMKRSEGNAYFAEELVEAGPQADALPWSLADVLHARLEQLEPDVQQLARIASLAGRVVAEPLLRAVVGQDLGVFSLGGLRSPGGLPTRGALDQAFDATLREAVAHHVLTVDGGRIAFRHALLAEAISADLLPGEQVALHRAYLAALTEDPALGSPAQRAHHALSAHETTTALVASREAARRAGRVLAPAEELRHLEQVLRLWDVVPEAADLLGEDRVDVAVAAASAASRAGEPDRAVAIARKVVEMTAENPLRQASLRHVLSLHLLGIEHVEEVIEHTAAALAVLPTEPPSKDRAWTLATRARAAMNLDRADMDVVAQETAEEAIAVARAIDAPDVEADALTTLAVLEVDDADRAAQLLANARERAQAAGDLLTEMRCWYNIAANRYYSGDLEQALVEAHTGLEHAVAAGLGWNGYGVELRLFGELVRYATGDLRPPPTSPDPMPPSAVAALSAAQLYAAVARGDEGVIERARALRPEWRRDGQIALIAGGCMIDALVWTGQREEALALAQELIVYLGRTWSDYFLGRIWISALALTALADATEERRLVGAPVDDLVAQGDALLTAAETTAQRGRPRGGQLGPEGIAWLVRARAEHSRLTGTNDPLLWQEATAAFDYGYRYEIARSRWRWAQSLLGVGDREGAAAQAGEALEEADDMGAAPLASALRDLARRGRLDLPGLRRGATTVLTDREEEVLLLVAQGLTNRQIGERLFISGKTVSVHVSNVLAKLGASGRTEAVSIAHHRGLIEV; from the coding sequence ATGCCGCGCCCCTCCCAGGCCCACTTCGTCGCACGACAGCACCAGCTCGACGTGATCGCCGCAGCGGTGGGCCGCGCTGCCGCCGGGGACCCCGGTGCGATCCTCCTCGGCGCCGACGCCGGGGTCGGCAAGTCGCGCCTCCTGGTCCGTGCCGCAGAGCTCGCCCGGGGCACGGGGGCAACCGTCGTCGTGAGCCACTGCGTCGACCTCGGCGACGTCGGCCTGCCCTACCTGCCGTTCACCGAGGCGCTGTCCGAGCTCCGGTCGAGCCACGAGGTCGTCGACGAGACCATCGACGCGCGGCCCGCGCTGGGCCGCCTCCTCGACGCCGGCCCCTCGTCCCTCGACGGCAACGGCGAGGACCAGGCCGGACGTCTCCAGCTCTTCGAGAGCATCACGGCCGCACTCACGGCCCCAGGGAGGCCCGGGGCCCCGCTCGTCCTCGTCATCGAGGACCTGCACTGGGCGGACCCGTCCACGCGCGACGTCCTGCGCTTCCTCCTCGCGCGGCTGCGGGCCGACCACCTGCTCGTCATCGCGAGCTACCGCACGGATGACCTCCACCGTCGCCACCCGCTGCGCCCCGTGCTCGCGGAGCTGCGCCGCCACCCGCGCGTCGACCACCTGGCCCTGGACCCGTTCACGCCGGGCGAGCTCAAGCAGTTCACGACCGCCGTCGCGGGCAGGTCGCTGCCCAAGAACGACTTCGAGCGCGTCATGAAGCGCTCGGAGGGCAACGCGTACTTCGCCGAGGAGCTGGTCGAGGCCGGCCCGCAGGCCGACGCCCTGCCCTGGTCGCTCGCGGACGTCCTGCACGCTCGCCTCGAACAGCTCGAGCCCGACGTCCAGCAGCTCGCCCGCATCGCGTCGCTCGCGGGACGCGTGGTCGCCGAGCCCTTGCTGCGCGCCGTCGTCGGGCAGGACCTGGGCGTGTTCTCGCTCGGCGGCCTGCGCTCCCCCGGCGGGCTCCCGACCCGGGGCGCGCTCGACCAGGCGTTCGACGCGACGCTCCGCGAGGCCGTGGCCCACCACGTGCTGACCGTCGACGGCGGCAGGATCGCGTTCCGCCACGCCCTGCTCGCCGAGGCCATCTCGGCCGACCTCCTGCCCGGCGAGCAGGTCGCGCTGCACCGCGCGTACCTGGCCGCGCTCACCGAGGACCCGGCGCTCGGCTCGCCCGCGCAGCGGGCCCACCACGCACTGTCGGCGCACGAGACGACGACGGCGCTCGTCGCGTCCCGCGAGGCTGCGCGCCGTGCCGGGCGGGTCCTCGCGCCCGCCGAGGAGCTGCGGCACCTGGAGCAGGTCCTGCGTCTGTGGGACGTGGTGCCCGAGGCCGCGGACCTGCTCGGCGAGGACCGCGTCGACGTGGCCGTCGCGGCGGCGTCCGCGGCGAGCCGTGCGGGCGAGCCGGACCGCGCGGTCGCGATCGCGCGCAAGGTCGTCGAGATGACCGCGGAGAACCCGCTGCGGCAGGCGTCGCTGCGTCACGTGCTGTCCCTGCACCTGCTCGGGATCGAGCACGTCGAGGAGGTCATCGAGCACACGGCCGCGGCCCTCGCGGTGCTGCCCACCGAGCCCCCGTCGAAGGACCGGGCGTGGACCCTCGCGACCCGCGCCCGCGCCGCGATGAACCTCGACCGGGCAGACATGGACGTGGTCGCCCAGGAGACCGCCGAAGAGGCCATCGCGGTGGCCCGCGCGATCGACGCCCCCGACGTCGAGGCCGACGCCCTGACCACGCTCGCGGTGCTCGAGGTCGACGACGCGGACCGCGCCGCCCAGCTCCTCGCCAACGCGCGCGAGCGCGCCCAGGCCGCGGGCGACCTCCTCACGGAGATGCGCTGCTGGTACAACATCGCGGCCAACCGCTACTACTCGGGGGACCTCGAGCAGGCCCTCGTCGAGGCGCACACGGGGCTCGAGCACGCGGTCGCGGCGGGGCTCGGCTGGAACGGGTACGGGGTCGAGCTCCGCCTCTTCGGCGAGCTCGTCCGGTACGCCACGGGCGACCTCCGCCCGCCGCCCACGTCCCCCGACCCCATGCCCCCGAGCGCGGTCGCCGCGCTCTCGGCTGCCCAGCTCTACGCGGCCGTCGCGCGCGGCGACGAGGGCGTGATCGAGCGCGCCCGCGCGCTGCGTCCCGAGTGGCGGCGCGACGGGCAGATCGCGCTCATCGCGGGCGGGTGCATGATCGACGCGCTCGTCTGGACGGGCCAGCGCGAGGAGGCCCTGGCGCTCGCGCAGGAGCTCATCGTCTACCTGGGCCGCACGTGGAGCGACTACTTCCTGGGCCGGATCTGGATCTCGGCGCTCGCCCTGACGGCGCTGGCCGACGCGACCGAGGAGCGCCGCCTCGTGGGCGCCCCCGTGGACGACCTGGTCGCGCAGGGCGACGCCCTCCTCACGGCGGCGGAGACCACGGCCCAGCGGGGACGTCCTCGCGGTGGCCAGCTCGGCCCCGAGGGCATCGCGTGGCTCGTGCGGGCCCGCGCCGAGCACTCCCGCCTCACGGGGACGAACGACCCGCTCCTGTGGCAGGAGGCCACGGCAGCGTTCGACTACGGCTACCGCTACGAGATCGCGCGGTCCCGCTGGCGCTGGGCCCAGTCGCTGCTGGGCGTCGGGGACCGCGAGGGCGCCGCCGCCCAGGCGGGCGAGGCTCTCGAGGAGGCCGACGACATGGGCGCCGCGCCCCTCGCGAGCGCGCTGCGGGACCTCGCGCGCCGCGGGCGCCTGGACCTGCCGGGCCTGCGCCGCGGCGCCACGACCGTGCTGACGGACCGCGAGGAGGAGGTCCTGCTGCTCGTCGCGCAGGGCCTGACCAACCGGCAGATCGGCGAGCGCCTGTTCATCAGCGGCAAGACCGTGAGCGTCCACGTCTCGAACGTCCTGGCCAAGCTGGGCGCCTCGGGCCGCACGGAAGCCGTCTCGATCGCGCACCACCGGGGGCTGATCGAGGTCTGA
- a CDS encoding 2,3-bisphosphoglycerate-dependent phosphoglycerate mutase, with amino-acid sequence MSAPAPGTLVLLRHGQSVYNAENRFTGLLDVDLSDHGVREAERAGSELAAACAQDPTLVPRRVLTSPLVRASATAAIVAARLPGPPPLVPEWRLVERHYGAFTDDLRESVRAEFGETAYWEYRRSFDHRPPPVEEGSEAAAAVADTFSRLPDAARVGMRRDTESLADVVDRLAPLWATVRRALDRGENLLVVAHGNSLRAFVMLVDRLTAPEVQVLNVPTGLPLVYRFERQVPDDAAHPGGEPDPGAQPGAQAAAAHLVPVHRGGLYLDADRAAAELADLERRGGT; translated from the coding sequence ATGAGCGCCCCGGCCCCTGGCACCCTCGTCCTGCTGCGTCACGGGCAGAGCGTCTACAACGCGGAGAACCGGTTCACGGGCCTGCTCGACGTCGACCTCTCCGACCACGGCGTCCGCGAGGCCGAGCGGGCGGGCTCGGAGCTCGCCGCGGCCTGTGCGCAGGACCCGACGCTCGTCCCGCGCCGCGTGCTGACCTCGCCGCTCGTGCGTGCCTCGGCGACCGCGGCGATCGTCGCGGCGCGACTCCCGGGGCCGCCTCCCCTGGTCCCCGAGTGGCGGCTGGTCGAGCGGCACTACGGCGCGTTCACCGACGACCTGCGCGAGTCCGTCCGGGCCGAGTTCGGCGAGACCGCGTACTGGGAGTACCGGCGCTCGTTCGACCACCGGCCGCCGCCCGTCGAGGAGGGCAGCGAGGCCGCGGCGGCCGTCGCGGACACCTTCTCCCGCCTGCCCGACGCCGCCCGGGTCGGCATGCGCCGCGACACCGAGTCGCTCGCGGACGTCGTCGACCGCCTCGCGCCGCTGTGGGCGACGGTGCGCCGGGCCCTCGACCGCGGCGAGAACCTCCTCGTCGTGGCGCACGGCAACTCGCTGCGCGCGTTCGTCATGCTCGTCGACCGGCTCACGGCCCCCGAGGTCCAGGTCCTCAACGTCCCCACGGGCCTCCCGCTCGTCTACCGCTTCGAGCGCCAGGTGCCCGACGACGCCGCGCACCCGGGCGGGGAGCCCGACCCGGGTGCGCAGCCGGGTGCTCAGGCGGCCGCAGCCCACCTCGTGCCCGTGCACCGCGGCGGGCTCTACCTCGACGCGGACCGTGCGGCGGCCGAGCTGGCCGACCTGGAGCGGCGCGGCGGGACGTGA
- a CDS encoding SigE family RNA polymerase sigma factor, which yields MTAVLPLVGGGDLQGGPRRVPDDGAPDLFDQQFDEGFPAEEGEGGGVILRASRNAEFTAFMEQAVGPLHRMAYLLCGDQHRAEELTQQTFERTYRAWSRARDGDPIVYARRILANLRVDTWRRTRREVLSGPDDLRDHSEGTTDAPRAGSSVGAAPATVDDRDLVVRALLQLPLKQRRVVVMRHMLDLSETEVSTELGIPVGTVKSTASRALARLRAILDDSSRKGSSS from the coding sequence GTGACGGCGGTCCTGCCGCTCGTGGGCGGCGGCGACCTGCAGGGCGGTCCGCGACGAGTGCCCGACGACGGCGCACCGGACCTCTTCGACCAGCAGTTCGACGAGGGGTTCCCCGCCGAGGAGGGCGAGGGCGGCGGCGTGATCCTGCGTGCGAGCCGGAACGCCGAGTTCACGGCGTTCATGGAGCAGGCCGTCGGCCCGCTGCACCGCATGGCCTACCTCCTGTGCGGCGACCAGCACCGCGCCGAGGAGCTCACGCAGCAGACGTTCGAACGCACGTACCGGGCATGGTCCAGGGCCCGCGACGGTGACCCGATCGTCTACGCGCGCAGGATCCTCGCGAACCTGCGGGTCGACACGTGGCGGCGTACCCGCCGCGAGGTGCTGTCCGGCCCGGACGACCTCCGCGACCACTCCGAGGGTACGACCGACGCGCCGCGCGCCGGCTCCTCGGTGGGTGCGGCGCCCGCCACCGTGGACGACCGCGACCTGGTCGTCCGCGCCCTCCTGCAGCTCCCCCTCAAGCAACGCCGTGTCGTGGTGATGCGGCACATGCTCGACCTCTCGGAGACCGAGGTCTCCACAGAGCTCGGCATCCCGGTCGGCACCGTGAAGTCGACCGCGTCCCGGGCGCTCGCCCGGCTCCGCGCGATCCTCGACGACTCCTCCCGGAAGGGCAGCTCCTCATGA